The Longimicrobiaceae bacterium genome has a segment encoding these proteins:
- a CDS encoding isochorismatase family cysteine hydrolase, with protein MPPKNQDLHGNAPDHSPVALLLVDMINDLEFPGAEGMLERAVAAAERTAALRRRAKEAGIPVVYANDNFGRWRSDFRDVTEHVLRGGVRGEPLARILRPDPDDYFVLKPKHSAFFATTLETLLKYLGVRRLVLTGISGDVCVLFTASDAYMRDFHLHVPEDCMASVSEEENRRALAYMRRVFGADTTPSTELDMEALRRRGAEGEE; from the coding sequence ATGCCGCCCAAGAACCAGGACCTGCACGGGAACGCGCCCGACCATTCGCCGGTGGCGCTGCTGCTGGTCGACATGATCAACGACCTGGAGTTCCCCGGCGCGGAAGGGATGCTGGAGAGGGCCGTGGCGGCGGCGGAGCGCACCGCCGCGCTGAGGCGGCGGGCGAAGGAGGCGGGGATCCCCGTCGTCTACGCCAACGACAACTTCGGCCGCTGGCGCTCCGACTTCCGCGACGTGACGGAGCACGTGCTCCGGGGCGGGGTGCGGGGGGAGCCGCTTGCGCGCATCCTCCGCCCGGACCCGGACGACTATTTCGTCCTCAAGCCCAAGCACTCGGCGTTCTTCGCCACCACGCTGGAGACCCTCCTGAAGTACCTGGGCGTGCGGAGATTGGTGCTGACCGGGATCAGCGGCGACGTGTGCGTGCTCTTCACCGCCAGCGACGCCTACATGCGCGACTTCCACCTGCACGTCCCGGAGGACTGCATGGCCTCGGTATCCGAGGAGGAGAACCGCCGCGCGCTGGCCTACATGCGGCGCGTCTTCGGCGCGGACACCACCCCGTCCACGGAGCTGGACATGGAGGCGCTGCGGCGCCGCGGAGCGGAGGGGGAAGAGTAG